A genomic segment from Alteribacillus bidgolensis encodes:
- a CDS encoding YlbG family protein yields MLTKRAGIAVWLHSMKQVRQLRKYGVVHYVSKSMKYAILYCDLKDTDDTVQTLNSLSFVNKAERSMKPEIRTEFSGPVYPKEKTFDYNVGI; encoded by the coding sequence ATGTTAACAAAGAGAGCGGGTATTGCGGTCTGGCTTCATTCAATGAAGCAAGTACGTCAGCTACGAAAGTACGGAGTTGTTCATTACGTTTCGAAAAGCATGAAGTACGCTATTTTATATTGTGACCTAAAAGATACAGATGATACGGTTCAAACTTTGAATTCCTTGTCATTTGTAAATAAAGCTGAACGGTCAATGAAGCCGGAAATTCGTACAGAATTTAGCGGACCGGTGTATCCTAAAGAAAAAACATTTGATTATAACGTAGGTATTTAG
- a CDS encoding MFS transporter — translation MINWKKNLYILTASLFIVMAAMTMIIPFLPLYLQDLGVTDSEQVSIWSGVIFGINFFSAFLVSPFWGRLADRHGRRLMVLRSGFGMAVVMILMGFATGPWSLFFFRLLNGTISGFNPASIALISTNTPKQHVGYALGILQAGAVAGSICGPLFGGLMAEILGFRAIFNITGVCIAFAALTVTLFVKEDFTPPKNEEKTSTWQDFKTVAAIQPIPFVYVIIFIIQFALIGVNPLVSLFIEDLSGGQNSAFYAGLAVSVMGFANMLASPRLGKLSDKKGAQYVLYGSLIGAALFAIPQAFVTELWQLIVMRFMTGLCLGGLLPAANTLIRQLAPEGMESRTYGFSNSFLFLGSMLGPMIGGMIAAAAGVRGLFVLSALLLIIGVFVMKHRVVPRLKQTS, via the coding sequence ATGATTAATTGGAAGAAAAATTTATATATATTAACAGCGTCTTTGTTTATTGTGATGGCAGCTATGACCATGATCATTCCATTTTTGCCTCTTTATTTACAAGACCTTGGCGTTACCGATTCTGAGCAGGTAAGCATCTGGTCAGGTGTTATTTTTGGCATTAACTTTTTTAGTGCTTTTCTTGTATCTCCTTTTTGGGGACGATTAGCAGATCGGCACGGGAGACGATTAATGGTGCTTCGCTCAGGATTTGGAATGGCGGTGGTCATGATACTCATGGGGTTTGCGACAGGTCCGTGGAGCTTATTTTTTTTCCGTTTATTAAACGGAACGATTTCTGGGTTTAACCCTGCTTCGATTGCGCTTATCTCTACGAACACTCCGAAACAGCATGTAGGATATGCCTTGGGAATTTTACAGGCAGGGGCAGTGGCTGGAAGTATTTGCGGACCGCTTTTTGGAGGGTTGATGGCCGAAATACTCGGTTTTCGGGCCATATTCAATATTACAGGCGTATGTATTGCTTTCGCTGCACTTACGGTTACGCTGTTTGTAAAAGAAGATTTTACTCCACCGAAAAATGAAGAAAAAACAAGCACATGGCAGGACTTCAAAACAGTTGCGGCTATTCAGCCCATTCCATTTGTTTATGTAATTATTTTTATTATCCAGTTTGCTTTAATCGGTGTGAATCCTCTCGTTTCTTTATTTATTGAAGACTTAAGCGGAGGGCAAAACAGTGCTTTTTATGCAGGTCTTGCTGTTTCTGTCATGGGGTTTGCAAATATGCTTGCTTCCCCTCGTCTTGGAAAGCTTAGTGACAAAAAAGGTGCACAGTATGTATTATATGGTTCTTTAATTGGTGCAGCACTGTTTGCTATTCCTCAGGCTTTTGTGACAGAACTCTGGCAGCTGATCGTTATGCGGTTTATGACAGGACTGTGTTTAGGGGGATTACTTCCGGCAGCAAATACATTAATTCGTCAATTAGCACCAGAAGGAATGGAAAGCAGAACTTACGGGTTTTCCAATAGTTTCTTATTTCTTGGTTCCATGCTCGGCCCGATGATAGGAGGAATGATTGCTGCAGCAGCTGGGGTGAGAGGCTTATTCGTTTTGTCTGCACTGCTCTTAATAATCGGCGTTTTCGTTATGAAACATCGAGTGGTTCCTAGATTAAAACAAACCTCATAG
- the rsmD gene encoding 16S rRNA (guanine(966)-N(2))-methyltransferase RsmD, whose amino-acid sequence MRVISGKSKGTTLKAVPGMKTRPTSDKVKEALFHRIGPYFNGGSGLDLYAGTGSLGIEAMSRGFSSFVFVDKSPQAVKVIKANVKAANLLESCEIYRNDAKRALAALEKRKKTFDLIFMDPPYDQQELAKMLQAIYDKELLTPSGKIICEHRSSVKLPDTISLITKQTEDLYGDTGVSIYALDK is encoded by the coding sequence ATGCGTGTAATCTCTGGAAAAAGCAAAGGCACTACCTTGAAAGCGGTACCGGGGATGAAAACCAGGCCTACTTCTGATAAAGTAAAAGAAGCACTTTTTCATCGAATCGGTCCATATTTCAATGGCGGCAGCGGACTTGATTTATATGCAGGCACTGGAAGTCTAGGAATCGAAGCTATGAGCAGAGGATTTTCCTCCTTTGTATTTGTCGATAAATCACCTCAAGCCGTAAAGGTAATCAAAGCAAATGTGAAGGCTGCAAATCTACTCGAATCTTGTGAGATCTACCGTAATGATGCGAAACGTGCTTTAGCAGCGCTGGAAAAGAGAAAGAAAACATTTGATCTCATTTTTATGGATCCGCCATACGATCAGCAAGAACTCGCTAAAATGCTGCAAGCCATTTATGATAAGGAACTTCTCACTCCATCAGGAAAAATTATTTGCGAACACCGTTCTTCTGTAAAATTGCCGGATACCATTTCTTTAATAACGAAACAAACCGAAGATTTATATGGAGATACAGGTGTTTCTATATATGCATTGGATAAATAA
- the ylbJ gene encoding sporulation integral membrane protein YlbJ produces MKDIRMLFMALGLFIFALCLILFPKDVLEASKSGVAMWSDSVFPSLLPFFITAELLIAFGVVSFLGVLLEPLMRPLFNVPGCGGFVWAMGLSSGFPSGAKFTVKLRKQNKLTKEEAERLVSFTNSSSPLFICGAVAVGFFQDAAFGLLLAVCHYGANTLVGIFMRFYKKTSPPSSPTASSASLRTAFQALKKEQEDDVRPLGKKIGDAVTTSIHTLFMIGGFIILFSVLYRILKVTGAIHFIALLPASVLSVFQFSPELAFPWLSGFFEITVGSKLISDLTQPDMLEKGIIASFVLGFSGFSVQAQVASLLAETDIRFGPFFAARWMHGFLAALLTYVLWEPLYIRQIDQPVLSTEPAASFFVTSWQTIGTWLSIYGSYITIGALFLYLYIIHTKTFHS; encoded by the coding sequence ATGAAAGACATCCGGATGCTTTTTATGGCGCTCGGACTTTTTATATTTGCACTTTGTCTCATCCTTTTCCCAAAAGACGTTTTGGAAGCATCTAAAAGCGGGGTAGCAATGTGGAGTGACTCTGTCTTTCCTTCGCTTCTTCCCTTTTTCATAACAGCTGAATTACTTATTGCTTTTGGAGTCGTCAGTTTTTTAGGAGTGTTATTAGAACCACTAATGCGCCCTTTGTTTAATGTCCCAGGCTGTGGTGGATTTGTTTGGGCGATGGGGCTTTCATCCGGCTTTCCATCCGGGGCAAAATTTACAGTGAAGTTGCGTAAACAAAATAAACTAACGAAAGAAGAAGCAGAGCGATTAGTGAGTTTCACAAATTCTTCAAGTCCTTTATTTATTTGTGGAGCCGTAGCAGTCGGTTTTTTTCAAGATGCTGCATTCGGTTTGCTGTTAGCCGTTTGTCATTATGGTGCCAACACATTAGTTGGAATTTTTATGCGTTTCTATAAAAAAACATCTCCACCTTCTTCACCAACAGCGTCATCTGCTTCTTTAAGAACAGCCTTTCAAGCTTTGAAAAAAGAACAGGAAGATGATGTACGCCCGCTCGGAAAAAAAATAGGAGATGCTGTTACGACCTCTATTCACACCCTCTTTATGATAGGGGGGTTTATCATTTTGTTTTCTGTGTTATACCGTATTTTAAAAGTAACTGGCGCCATTCATTTTATTGCTTTGCTTCCAGCTTCGGTTTTATCTGTTTTTCAATTCAGCCCAGAACTCGCCTTTCCTTGGCTGTCTGGTTTTTTTGAGATAACGGTAGGGAGCAAATTAATTAGCGATCTTACTCAACCGGATATGTTAGAGAAAGGAATCATTGCTTCCTTTGTCCTCGGATTTAGCGGATTTTCCGTACAAGCTCAAGTAGCCAGCTTGCTTGCTGAAACTGATATTCGATTTGGACCATTTTTTGCTGCCCGGTGGATGCATGGTTTTCTAGCAGCTTTGCTTACGTATGTATTATGGGAACCATTGTATATAAGACAAATCGATCAACCTGTCTTAAGCACCGAGCCGGCCGCATCTTTTTTTGTAACATCATGGCAGACAATAGGTACCTGGCTGTCTATCTATGGAAGCTATATTACAATCGGAGCCCTGTTTCTATATTTGTATATCATTCACACGAAAACGTTTCATTCTTAG
- the proB gene encoding glutamate 5-kinase → MKKERIVVKIGSSSLTNPGGELSREKLNGYTTAIAELRKAGHQVILISSGAVAAGFSGLKYPSRPVTVAGKQAAAAVGQGLLMQAYTEAFNQYGIETGQILLTRSNFSNKSQYQNAYSTLSELLHRGVLPIINENDSIAVDELTFGDNDMLSALVGGLIHADCLMILTDINGIYDSNPKTNPDAKRYHFLSEITPDLNDQAGESGSSVGTGGMKSKLEAADTALSLGVRVFIGTGDGPVFLTDILAGKGDGTYIGFPGGFILNSKKQWLALHSLPAGELIIDSGAKTALLDKGKSLLPAGITKVHGTFESGAVVEVKDTKGQLLGKGQVNMSAEEIKEIRGKSSSDAAALTVTNRAEVIHRDEWVNISKERI, encoded by the coding sequence ATGAAAAAAGAACGCATTGTTGTCAAAATAGGAAGCAGTTCCTTAACCAATCCCGGAGGTGAATTAAGCCGGGAAAAATTAAATGGATACACTACAGCCATAGCCGAATTAAGAAAAGCCGGTCATCAGGTAATTCTTATTTCATCCGGCGCCGTAGCTGCAGGTTTTTCCGGTTTAAAATATCCCTCACGTCCTGTTACTGTAGCAGGTAAACAAGCTGCAGCAGCAGTCGGGCAAGGTTTATTGATGCAAGCCTATACAGAGGCGTTTAACCAATATGGTATTGAAACAGGACAAATTTTGTTAACGCGCAGTAACTTCTCCAATAAGTCTCAATACCAAAATGCTTATTCTACTTTGTCCGAATTACTGCACCGCGGTGTCCTTCCTATAATAAATGAAAATGATTCGATAGCAGTAGATGAGCTTACTTTTGGAGATAACGATATGCTGTCTGCTCTTGTCGGAGGATTGATTCATGCAGACTGTTTAATGATTCTAACAGATATAAACGGTATTTACGATTCTAACCCGAAAACAAATCCAGACGCTAAGCGGTATCATTTTTTATCAGAAATCACGCCGGACCTTAACGATCAGGCAGGTGAATCAGGCAGCAGCGTGGGAACCGGGGGAATGAAATCAAAGCTTGAAGCTGCAGATACCGCACTTTCCCTTGGCGTCCGTGTCTTTATCGGCACTGGAGACGGTCCTGTTTTCTTAACGGATATCCTGGCAGGAAAAGGAGACGGTACGTACATCGGATTTCCTGGCGGTTTTATATTGAACAGCAAAAAACAATGGCTGGCCCTTCATTCTCTGCCTGCCGGAGAACTTATTATTGACAGCGGCGCAAAAACTGCACTTTTGGATAAAGGAAAAAGTCTGCTCCCAGCTGGTATTACAAAAGTACATGGAACGTTCGAAAGTGGAGCTGTAGTAGAAGTAAAAGATACAAAAGGCCAATTATTAGGAAAAGGCCAGGTCAACATGTCCGCAGAAGAAATAAAAGAAATAAGAGGAAAATCATCTAGTGATGCTGCAGCTCTTACTGTAACAAACAGAGCTGAAGTGATTCACCGTGATGAATGGGTCAATATTTCAAAGGAGAGGATATGA
- the coaD gene encoding pantetheine-phosphate adenylyltransferase → MTAIAVYPGSFDPVTNGHLDIIERSAKVFDKVVVAVLHNRNKVPLFSIEERVAMLEESTAYITNTEVDSFNGLLIDYIREKNARTIVRGLRAVSDFEYEMQAASINRKLDPDIETFFMMTNNQYSYLSSSIVKEVAKYEANVQDLVPASVQKALLQKYSHLTDEK, encoded by the coding sequence ATGACTGCTATAGCTGTCTATCCTGGAAGTTTTGACCCTGTAACAAACGGTCACCTTGATATAATCGAACGCAGTGCAAAGGTATTTGACAAGGTGGTTGTCGCCGTACTACATAATCGTAATAAAGTTCCGTTGTTTTCTATTGAGGAACGTGTTGCGATGCTAGAGGAGTCCACAGCCTACATAACCAATACCGAAGTAGACTCTTTCAATGGTCTTTTAATTGACTACATTCGTGAAAAAAATGCAAGGACGATTGTAAGGGGTTTAAGAGCAGTATCTGATTTTGAATACGAAATGCAGGCAGCTTCCATTAATCGTAAGCTTGACCCAGATATTGAAACATTTTTTATGATGACAAATAATCAATACTCATATTTAAGTTCTAGTATTGTAAAAGAAGTAGCGAAATACGAGGCAAATGTGCAAGATTTGGTTCCAGCCTCCGTCCAAAAAGCGCTTCTGCAAAAATACAGCCATTTAACGGATGAAAAGTAG
- the proC gene encoding pyrroline-5-carboxylate reductase produces MLENKTIAFIGAGSMAESILGGLLSEKLVNPQQIVVTNKTNDQRLNELNERYSISIAESKEDAMKKADLVILAMKPKHIEDGISSIKEYTTDNHLIISVLAGVSTSYIEEQFGMKTAVVRAMPNTSSKVSASATALCRGYYASVHQLDTASALFAAIGTVSIFDEAKMDAVTGISGSGPAYFYYFVEAMEIAAKEAGLPETEAKELIVQTLAGAAKRLQNSDQPPSALYNEVMSPGGTTEAAFKTLERHSVQEHFKNSIKEAIKRSKELGSATRSPIS; encoded by the coding sequence ATGCTTGAAAATAAAACCATTGCTTTCATCGGAGCAGGCTCCATGGCAGAGTCTATTCTCGGTGGCTTGCTCTCTGAAAAACTCGTAAATCCTCAGCAGATTGTTGTAACCAATAAAACGAATGATCAACGGTTAAATGAATTAAACGAACGCTACAGTATTAGCATTGCTGAATCAAAAGAAGATGCTATGAAAAAAGCAGACCTCGTGATTCTTGCGATGAAACCAAAACATATTGAAGATGGTATTTCTTCTATTAAAGAATACACCACGGACAATCATTTGATCATTTCTGTATTAGCCGGTGTTTCTACTAGTTATATAGAAGAACAGTTTGGTATGAAAACAGCTGTCGTCAGAGCGATGCCCAACACTTCTTCAAAAGTCAGTGCTTCAGCTACTGCTCTTTGTAGGGGCTATTATGCAAGCGTTCATCAACTTGATACGGCTTCCGCGTTATTTGCAGCAATTGGTACTGTATCCATTTTTGATGAAGCAAAAATGGATGCAGTTACTGGAATATCCGGGAGTGGACCAGCTTATTTCTATTATTTCGTAGAAGCAATGGAAATAGCAGCAAAAGAAGCAGGCCTTCCAGAAACAGAAGCAAAAGAATTAATCGTTCAAACACTTGCAGGAGCGGCCAAACGCTTGCAAAACTCAGATCAGCCGCCAAGTGCGCTTTATAATGAAGTAATGAGTCCTGGCGGAACTACCGAAGCAGCGTTTAAAACACTAGAACGCCATAGTGTACAAGAACATTTCAAAAACAGCATTAAAGAAGCTATTAAACGATCAAAAGAACTGGGCTCCGCCACACGCAGCCCTATATCTTAG
- a CDS encoding SDR family NAD(P)-dependent oxidoreductase, translated as MTMKEKVIVVTGASSGIGAAIVKNAAEKGHHPVLIARSRDKLENVQREIEGKGKTCSTFQADVTNETEVAEVVSFLHESFSSVDVLINNAGVGRFAFVEQLTAEETKEMLEVNVLSVFYLVKAVLPSMKKNGGGHIINIGSQAGRLATPKSSIYAASKHALIGFSNALRLEAEPYHIYVSSVNPGPVRTPFFQKADPSGSYEKAVEKLLIEPDDLAKKVMRTIEKPKREINIPWWMAGLSKLYGLFPGLVEKAGKKQFQKK; from the coding sequence ATGACTATGAAAGAGAAAGTGATCGTTGTTACAGGAGCATCGAGTGGAATTGGTGCTGCTATAGTAAAAAATGCAGCAGAAAAGGGCCATCATCCTGTTTTAATTGCTAGATCTAGGGATAAATTAGAAAACGTACAAAGGGAAATAGAAGGAAAAGGAAAAACGTGTTCTACCTTTCAAGCAGATGTCACGAATGAAACAGAAGTAGCGGAAGTCGTTTCCTTTCTTCATGAATCTTTTTCGAGCGTAGACGTTTTAATCAACAATGCTGGTGTGGGAAGGTTTGCATTTGTAGAACAATTGACTGCAGAAGAAACGAAGGAAATGTTAGAAGTGAATGTGCTGTCGGTATTTTATCTCGTAAAAGCTGTGCTGCCCAGTATGAAAAAGAACGGGGGAGGTCATATCATCAATATCGGTTCTCAAGCAGGTCGTCTTGCCACACCGAAATCATCGATCTATGCTGCAAGCAAACACGCGTTAATTGGTTTTAGCAATGCACTGCGGTTAGAAGCCGAACCTTATCACATTTATGTGTCTTCCGTTAATCCAGGACCAGTTCGCACACCATTTTTTCAAAAAGCAGATCCTAGCGGAAGTTATGAAAAGGCGGTAGAAAAACTGCTTATAGAACCAGATGATTTAGCAAAAAAAGTCATGCGTACAATCGAAAAACCAAAACGTGAAATAAACATACCTTGGTGGATGGCAGGACTTTCTAAGCTGTATGGACTTTTTCCCGGGTTAGTGGAAAAAGCAGGAAAAAAGCAATTTCAGAAAAAATAA
- a CDS encoding ion transporter yields the protein MNSEAVDRFRNNIARLVEHRAFINTVMIFILINAAIVGIETFPAIYENNSSLFYLADRMLLWIFTIEIVLRLIAAKPMLGFFKSSWNWFDFLIVFAGHVFAGAHFVTVLRILRVLRVLRAVSIIPSLRRLVDALLLTIPALGNIMILMSIIFYIYAVIGTMLYQEIAPEYFGNLQLSLLTLFQVVTLESWASAVMRPIFEQSPMAWIYFVSFVLVGTFVIFNLFIGVIVNNVEKASEMELPGNDTDLEKKEPTPFTNENQIDDLQREVQELKELLLEEKRERIK from the coding sequence ATGAACAGCGAGGCAGTAGATCGTTTTAGAAATAATATCGCCCGCCTGGTTGAACACCGCGCTTTTATAAACACAGTAATGATTTTTATCCTTATTAATGCTGCTATTGTTGGCATAGAAACATTTCCTGCTATCTATGAAAACAATTCTTCTCTCTTCTATTTGGCAGACAGGATGCTCTTATGGATTTTCACTATAGAAATTGTACTACGTCTCATTGCTGCCAAACCAATGCTAGGCTTTTTTAAAAGTTCATGGAACTGGTTTGACTTTCTTATTGTGTTTGCTGGGCATGTTTTTGCTGGTGCTCATTTTGTAACCGTACTTCGGATTTTAAGAGTGCTGCGCGTACTTCGTGCTGTATCTATTATCCCTTCCCTGCGCCGGCTTGTTGACGCCCTTTTGTTAACCATTCCGGCTTTAGGAAACATTATGATATTAATGAGTATTATATTTTATATTTACGCTGTTATCGGCACAATGCTGTATCAAGAGATTGCGCCTGAATACTTTGGGAACCTGCAGTTGTCTTTATTAACATTATTCCAAGTCGTCACTTTGGAATCGTGGGCCAGCGCCGTCATGCGTCCGATTTTCGAACAATCTCCGATGGCATGGATTTATTTTGTAAGCTTTGTTCTCGTAGGCACCTTTGTCATTTTTAATCTCTTTATTGGTGTTATTGTTAATAATGTAGAAAAAGCAAGTGAGATGGAATTACCTGGTAATGATACCGATTTAGAAAAGAAAGAACCTACTCCCTTTACGAATGAAAATCAAATTGATGATTTGCAGCGAGAAGTTCAGGAATTAAAAGAGCTTTTATTAGAAGAAAAACGTGAACGAATTAAGTAG
- a CDS encoding glutamate-5-semialdehyde dehydrogenase: MGVMLEQGKKAKKAAEQISQLTTEEKNNLLHAMSVQLETDTQDILAENEKDLLAGEKNGLSIALLDRLRLSTDRIKSMAEGFRQVASLNDPIGEEIESWDRPNGLHIQSIRVPLGVAGIIYEARPNVTADAAGLCLKTGNAAFLRGSSSAYHSNKAIVASIHKALRSQNIPTDAVQLAEDTSREAASEMFSMNEYLDVLIPRGGAGLIQAVVKHSSVPVLETGVGNCHVYIDETADKEMGISIAVNAKTQRPSVCNAAETILVNKTWAEQNGKELIETLFDKGVEIRGDTVIQSLHPNVQQASTEDWKDEYLDLIAAVKSVENTEEAIDHIKQFGTGHSEAIITETEQNKTMFLSQLDAAALYHNASTRFTDGDEFGFGAEIGISTQKLHARGPMGLKALTSSKYIISGSGQIKE; this comes from the coding sequence ATGGGAGTTATGCTAGAACAAGGAAAAAAAGCAAAGAAAGCTGCAGAACAAATCTCTCAACTCACAACAGAAGAAAAAAATAATTTATTACACGCTATGAGTGTACAACTTGAAACAGATACGCAAGACATTTTAGCTGAAAACGAAAAGGATTTGCTTGCAGGCGAGAAAAACGGATTATCGATAGCCCTTCTTGACCGTCTTCGTTTATCTACCGATAGAATCAAAAGCATGGCCGAAGGGTTTAGACAAGTAGCTTCTCTTAACGACCCTATAGGAGAAGAAATAGAAAGCTGGGATCGCCCTAACGGTCTTCATATTCAAAGCATCCGTGTGCCATTAGGAGTAGCTGGCATCATTTATGAAGCAAGACCTAATGTAACAGCAGACGCTGCTGGACTTTGCTTAAAAACAGGCAATGCTGCTTTTTTAAGAGGAAGTTCTTCGGCATATCACTCTAATAAAGCGATTGTGGCATCTATTCACAAAGCATTGCGTTCACAAAATATACCGACAGACGCAGTACAGCTTGCAGAAGACACTTCAAGAGAAGCAGCATCAGAAATGTTTTCGATGAACGAATATCTTGACGTCCTTATCCCTAGAGGAGGCGCCGGTTTAATTCAGGCAGTAGTGAAACATTCATCTGTGCCAGTACTTGAAACCGGTGTAGGAAACTGCCACGTCTACATTGATGAAACAGCAGATAAAGAGATGGGGATTTCCATAGCCGTTAATGCGAAAACCCAGCGTCCGTCTGTTTGTAACGCTGCTGAGACCATTTTGGTGAACAAAACATGGGCCGAACAAAATGGAAAAGAACTTATTGAAACGTTGTTTGATAAAGGGGTAGAAATAAGAGGAGACACAGTCATTCAAAGCTTGCATCCGAACGTCCAGCAAGCAAGTACAGAAGACTGGAAAGATGAATACCTTGACTTGATTGCTGCGGTTAAAAGTGTAGAGAACACAGAAGAAGCGATCGATCATATTAAGCAGTTTGGAACAGGGCACTCCGAGGCTATTATTACAGAAACAGAGCAAAACAAAACTATGTTTCTCAGCCAGCTGGATGCTGCCGCTCTATATCATAATGCTTCTACCCGTTTTACTGACGGTGATGAATTTGGTTTTGGAGCAGAAATCGGCATCAGCACACAAAAGCTTCACGCCCGCGGACCAATGGGGCTGAAAGCTTTAACGTCCTCAAAATATATCATTTCCGGAAGCGGACAAATTAAAGAGTAG